In Ascaphus truei isolate aAscTru1 chromosome 5, aAscTru1.hap1, whole genome shotgun sequence, one genomic interval encodes:
- the LOC142494331 gene encoding uncharacterized protein LOC142494331, producing the protein MADVIPSASQCLPVPPSASQCLPVPREICSVQSDGPNRASFPCPPISQRASFPCPPYPSVPPSPVPLYPSVPFSPVPPFPACLLALSPLSQRASFPCPPYLSVPPFRPPLSQRASFPCPPLSQRVSFPCPPLSQRVSFPCPPLSQRVSFPCPPYPSVSPSPVPPIPACLLPLSPSIPACLLPLSLPIPACLFPCPPLFLSPPIPACLFPCPPLSQRVSYPCPYLSPRVFPCPPLFLSPSIPACFLPLSPSTPACLLPLSTSIPAFLFLCPPSIPVSVPLSSSIPACLLPLSPSIPACLLPLSPSIPACLFLCPPSIPVSVPLSPSIQTGLLPLSPSIVACLFLCPPSIPACLLPLSPSIPACLFPSILACLFPCPPLSQRVSSPVPLYPSVSLPLSPPLSQRASFPCPPLSQRVSFPCPPLSQRVSFRCPPQSQLVSSAVPLYPSVSPLPVPPLSQRVSCPVPLHLSVSLPLSPSIPASLLLLSPSIPACLLPLSPLYPSVSLPLSPSIPACLLPLSPSIPACLLPLPLFIPACLFPCPPLSQRVSFRCPPLSQRAFFPCPSLSQRVSSPVPLYPSVSPSAVPLYPSVPPSPSPSIPACLFPLYNPPSFCLYPLCFCQSVCPPCLSFSLCLSLPPSLPPSPSLSPSLLLSLYLSLCLPLCPSVPLPLSIPVFLCFPFLLPLSLSPSLPPSLPLSLPLSLSLSLSPSLSPSLPFSLSLSLPLSLPLSLPLSLPPSLSPSLSPSLSPSAPLSLCLFLSLCLCPFLFFFASHSFSLCLPLPPFSLFPSLSSPLSLPLSLSVSPSLSLCVSLCLSPSPSHLLCPCPSPPRPLCFPLPPSLSPSLCLPLPPPRSVLVPLRAGFPNLPLTLFPPPLRFLGRCRGFGGREGEVI; encoded by the exons ATGGCAGACGTCATTCCCAGTGCCTCCCAGTGCCTCCCAGTGCCTCCCAGTGCCTCCCAGTGCCTCCCAGTGCCAAGAGAGATCTGCTCTGTGCAAAGTGATGGGCCTAAC CGTGCctccttcccctgtccccccaTATCTCAGCGTGCCTCCTTCCCCTGTCCCCCTTATCCCAGCGTGCCTccttcccctgtccccctctATCCCAGCGTGccattttcccctgtcccccctttcccAGCGTGCCTTCTTGCCCTGTCCCCCCTATCCCAGCGTGCCtccttcccctgccccccctatCTCAGCGTGCCTCCTTTTCGTCCCCCCCTATCCCAGCGTGCCTccttcccctgtccccctctATCCCAGCGTGTCTccttcccctgtccccctctATCCCAGCGTGTCTccttcccctgtccccctctATCCCAGCGTGTCTCCTTCCCCTGTCCTCCCTATCCCAGCGTGTctccttcccctgtcccccctatcccagcgtgcctccttcccctgtccccctctATCCCAGCGTGTCTCCTACCCTTGTCCCTACCTATCCCAGCGtgtctctttccctgtccccctctATTCCTGTCCCCCCCTATCCCAGCGTGTCTCTTCCCCTGTCCCCCTCTATCCCAGCGTGTCTCCTACCCTTGTCCCTACCTATCCCCGCGTGtctttccctgtccccctctATTCCTGTCCCCCTCTATCCCAGCGTGTTTCCTACCCCTGTCCCCCTCTACCCCAGCGTGTCTCCTACCCCTGTCCACCTCTATCCCAGCGTTTCTCTTCCTCTGTCCCCCCTCTATCCCAGTGTCTGTTCCCCTGTCCTCCTCTATCCCAGCGTGTCTCCTACCCCTGTCCCCCTCTATCCCAGCGTGTCTCCTACCCCTGTCCCCCTCTATCCCAGCGTGTCTCTTCCTCTGTCCCCCCTCTATCCCAGTGTCTGTTCCCCTGTCCCCCTCTATCCAAACGGGTCTccttcccctgtcaccctctattGTAGCGTGTCTCTTCCTCTGTCCCCCCTCTATCCCAGCGTGCCTccttcccctgtccccctctATCCCAGCGTGTCTCTTCCCCTCTATCCTGGCGTGTCTCTTCCCCTGTCCCCCTCTATCCCAGCGTGTCTCTTCCCCTGTCCCCCTCTATCCCAGCGTGTctcttcccctgtccccccctctatcccagcgtgcctccttcccctgtccccctctATCCCAGCGTGTCTccttcccctgtccccctctATCCCAGCGTGTCTCCTTCCGCTGTCCCCCTCAATCCCAGCTTGTTTCTTCGGCTGTCCCCCTCTATCCCAGCGTGTCTCCTTTACCTGTCCCCCCTCTATCCCAGCGTGTCTCTTGCCCTGTCCCCCTCCATCTCAGCGTGTCTCTTCCCCTGTCCCCCTCCATCCCAGCGAGTCTCCTTCTGCTGTCCCCCTCTATCCCAGCGTGTctccttcccctgtcccccctctatCCCAGCGTGTCTCTTCCCCTGTCCCCCTCTATCCCAGCGTGTCTCCTTCCGCTGTCCCCCTCTATCCCAGCGTGCCTCCTTCCCCTGCCCCTCTTTATCCCAGCGTGTCTCTTCCCCTGTCCCCCTCTATCCCAGCGTGTCTCCTTCCGCTGTCCCCCTCTATCCCAGCGTGCCTTCTTCCCCTGCCCCTCTCTATCCCAGCGTGTCTCTTCCCCTGTCCCCCTCTATCCCAGCGTGTCTCCTTCCGCTGTCCCCCTCTATCCCAGCGtgcctccttccccttccccctctatcCCAGCGTGTCTCTTCCCCCTCTATAACCCTCCATCCTTCTGTCTCTATCCCCTGTGTTTCTGTCAGTCTGTTTGTCCAccttgtctctctttctccctctgtctctctctccctccctctctccctccctctccttctctctctccctctctccttctgtctctctatctctccctctgtctccccctctgcccctctgtccctctccctctgtccatCCCTGTTTTTCTTTGCTTCccattccttctccctctgtctctctctccctctctccctccctctctccctctctctctccctctctccctctctctctccctctctccctctctctctccctctctccctttctccctctctctctctctccctctctctcttcctctctctctccctctctctctccctccctctctctctccctccctctctccctctctctctccctctgcccctctgtccctctgtctcttcctctccctctgtctctgtccattCCTGTTTTTCTTTGCTTCAcattccttctccctctgtctccctctcccccctttctctctctttccctccctctcctcccccctttctctccctctctccctctctgtctccccctctctttcactgtgtgtctcactctgtctttctccctctccctcacacttgCTCTGTccttgtccctctcccccccgccccctctgtttccctctccctccctctctctctccctctctctgtctccccctccctccccctcgctcTGTCCTTGTCCCTCTCCGTGCCGGTTTTCCCAATCTTCCTCTCACCTTGTTTCCGCCTCCCCTCCGGTTCCTTGGTCGGTGCCGTGGTttcggtgggagggagggagaggtgatcTGA